TAAAGGTTTTTACCCAAAAAATTCTTTTACAATCCCGTAGTTGTTCAAACTGTTGCTCTGAGTAAGGTAAATATGATATAAGTTCGGGGAATAAATAATTAAAGCGCTTGTTTATAATGGAAGAGAATAGGAATAGATTAAGTATATACGTTCCGCCAGGAGGCCCTCCCAGCGTTACACCTAGCCATGAGATTTATCATTTAATGGGGGAACATAACATTTTCAAAATGCTAGAAGACTTTTACTTGGAGCTAGACAAAAGTGCTATTCGAAAGATGTTCCCGGCAGACATGAAAGAAGCTTCAAAAAAATCAGGCGCATTTTTTGTATTTCTTTGTGGGGGCCCACCATTATACCAGCAACGCTTTGGCGCTCCTATGATGCGTAAAAGGCATCTAACTTTTTCCATTGATGAATCAGCCCGCCAAATATGGTTAAGTTGTTTCCACAAGATTTTAGAAAGCGCGGATAAAAAATATAATTTTCCAATGCAACATATGGCAGGATTTTTGAATTTTTTGGATAAATTTTCAAGTTGGATGGTTAATATAAAAGCTTAATATTCGCATGGCTTAATATAATTTTTTTATCCTATTTTCTTTGTCTATAAAAAGCAGTTGTTAGAAAAGAAAGAGCAAAATGTTTGTTTTTTTTCAATGGCTTAAATTTAGCTTTTAGCTGTATTCTGAATAGGTTTTTCTAGTTTGTGCTTTTTTTATTCTATAAAGCAGCAAATATCTTAAATATAAGAGAAACCTAGGAATTGTTGGGCCCACGGAAATGAGCCGTTTTTGATAAAAGCAAAAAGCTAAAGAAAAGCAAGCTATAAGTTCTTATAGATGAAGGAAAAATAAATGGATAGCAGTCTAAAAAATATCACAATTTTTGCGCTTTTTGATAGAGGCATCAACACAGGTAAATGGGTATAGCAATAAATGTTTTTAATTTTTTGGTAGCGGAACTTGCCCTACCAGCAGAAAGTATACAAGCGGTCATTAAGCTGTTAACTGAAGGGAATACTATTCCTTTTATTTCTAGATATAGAAAAGAGGTAACTGGAAATTTAGATGAAGTGCAAATTCGAGCTATTCAAGAGCGATACAATTATTTACTCGAACTGGAAGAGCGAAAAAAATCCATAATAGAATCTGTAGAGCTACAAGGCAAGATGACAGATTCTTTAAAAATTCAGATTCAGAATTGTTTTTCTAAAGCTATCTTGGAAGACCTTTATTTACCTTATAAGCTTAAAAAACGTACTAAAGCTGCTTTAGCTAAAGAAAAAGGTTTAGAGCCTTTTGCTTTACGTATCATGGAGCAACCTATAGCAGGACATCCATTGGAGGAGGCTACGGCTTATATCGATGCTAAAAAAGGGGTAAGCAGTATTGAAGAGGTTTTAGCAGGCGCTTTGGATATTGTGGCCGATAGTATAGCAACAACTCCTAAAGTAAGAGCTTATGTACGCGAGTGCTTTGAAAACGAAGGTGTAGTTGTTTCTAGAGTTGTTGAAGGTAAAGAGAGCGCCGCCAGCAAGTATGAAGTTTATTATGCTTTTCAAGAAAAAGTTTCTAAAATTCCTTCCCATCGCTATTTAGCGATTCGTCGCGGCGAAAAAGAAGAAATATTAAATTTTCATATAGAAGTGCCTGAGGAAAATCTACAAAATACCATCAAATCTATCATAAAATATAACTCTCGGTCCCCTTTTGCCGAACTCTTAGAAAAGGGTGCGATACAAGCTTTTAAACGCTATCTCTTGCCGAGTGTAGAGACCGAAATTAAAGTACAGCTTAAAATGCAATCAGATCGCACTGCCATAGAGGTTTTTGCCGAAAATTTGCGCCATCGATTATTAGATGCTCCCTTAGGCCCTCAAGTTGTGATTGGAATTGATCCGGGCTTTCGTACAGGATGTAAATGCGTAGTGATTGATAAGACTGGCAAATTTATTGATTATAAGACCATTTATCCTTTTCAATCTACGACCGCTAAGGAACAAGCACGAGAAATTCTCCTGCAAATGATTAACACTTATCCACCTTATGCGATAGGTGTAGGAAATGGTACGGCAGGTCGAGAAACAGAAGCTTTTGTACAAGAGGTGCTTACCAAAGGCAATTTATCGAAAATTATCTTGCTTGCAGTGAATGAGGCAGGCGCTAGTGTATACAGCGCCTCTGATATCGCACGAGAAGAATTTCCTGAGCTTGATGTAACTATACGGGGGGCTATTTCTATAGCAAGAAGGCTGCAAGACCCTCTTGCTGAGCTAGTCAAAGTTGATCCTCAAGCTATCGGTGTAGGGCAGTATCAGCATGATGTAAATCAACCCTTGCTTAAAGATAAATTGCACGAAGTTGTAGAAAGTTGTGTAAACCATGTGGGAGTAGAGCTAAATACCGCTAGTGCAGCCTTATTAAGTTATGTGGCTGGCATTGGACCCCAAATGGCTTTGAAAATTGTCAAACATCGCGAAGCACAAGGGCCCTTTAAAGGACGTAAAGACCTCAAAAACGTTCCTGGATTTGGGGCTCGTACTTTTGAGCAGTCTGCTGGTTTTTTGCGTGTTCGAGCAGGAGAGCATCCTTTAGATGGTTCAGCTGTGCACCCTGAGCGTTATGAAGTAGTAGAGCATATTGCCAAAGATATAGGTGTGCCCTTAAATGCTTTAATAGGAAATGAAAACTATATTCATAAAATTGAGATCAAGCGTTATATTTCAGGATCTCTTGGGGAGCCTACGCTTAAAGATATCATAGCTGAGTTGCAGAAGCCCGGGCGTGATCCGCGCGAAACCTTTGAGAAATTGCAATTTCGTCATGATGTTAAAACTATTCAAGATCTTAAAAATGGCATGATTTTAGAAGGGATAGTCACGAATGTTGCTGCCTTTGGTGTGTTTATAGATATAGGTGTGCATCAGGATGGATTTATACATATTTCTGAGCTAGCTGATCGATATGTTAGAGATCCTTCAGAAGTAGTGCATGTTGGCAAGCGCCTTAAAGTTCGAGTATTAGCGGTTGAAGTGGACCGGAAGCGTATTTCTTTAACTGCTCGTACGGGAGAAGCTAATAGAACTAAAAAAGAAAAAGAACCTGTGAAGAAGGAAAAGAAAAGCTTTAGTTCCAATCCTTTCGCTAATCTATAAATTTAAGTTGTGGACGCTCGTTTATTAAGAAATTAAGAAGGTTTTGTCACTTATCCTAAAGCACCCCCCTTTATTAAAAGGGTTTGATTGCTAGCACCTGCGCTGGGCACTAAAATATGTAAAACGCAATTCTTGGATGATTAAATAAAAACTTAAGCGCTAGTGTAATTTAGTGGTTGTCCTCTTGATAAGAAGGGGTTAAATTTTTTTGCCTTTTTGCTGCTTACTTATAAGCATAACGCTGACTGAAGATGGGTGTAAACAAAAGTGTTGGCAATCTTTTTTAAGCAGCAGCTTTGTAGGAATTCCAGTAAGCTTCCCAATAACCATTTAATCTGCCTATTCTTAAGCTCAGCATCGCGTTAGCATTTTCTGTCTTCCACCAAGTTCCTGCTATTTTCAGCCTCTTTTGCACTACATGCCTATGACTACTCTCTATTTCGCCTGAACCAATTGGTAAGCCTTTATCTAAAGCGCTTTTATAATTCATCATATTCAGTAATGCTCCTTCATCTTTTCTCCTACTTTTCCAAAAGCAATATCTGCTCCAAAGTCGGTTATTGCTCGCTCTAATGGTAAGGAATACCCTCTGCATCTAACCTTGGAAGAAAAGGAAAAGGGTCTAATCAATTTTCCTGCTTGTAGGAAGCATCTCTCTTCCATACCTACTATCCCAAAAGTTGTATGCCAACTTAGTTTTTTTTGGAATGCTGTCTTAATTTCATTTCCTGAGCCTTGGCTTCTTGTTCATTTGCTTGTTGCCTTGCCCAATCCTCAAGGCATTTTTTCCCTAAACCCCTAACTTCGGGAATAAGAGCAAATTCAGCATCATCCGCCACTTCAATCCCTTTAACTCCTTCGGTAATATCTAATAAATCTTTAATGGATTCTAATAGATCGGGATGCTCCTTTAAGCGATTAAATACTTTATTAACTTCTTCTTCGTTAAGCATATGCAACCTCCTTTTGCTACGCTTTCAGTATGTATTAATCCTTCCTTATCTTGCCAACACTTTTAATTACACCCACTGAAGATCTTTTTGATTAGCTAAACTACCTTAAAGAATTTGTTGTGGCAGAGGTAGAGGCTAAATTAAAAGATAGTCTTTTTTATCTGAGTGGGTAAAGCTTCTTGTGCATTTTGCTCTGAATCCTGCTTCTACCCATCTTCTTGCGATTTTCTCCTTCATCCTTTAATCCTAATTGATTAAGATACATTTAAAATTTATAATTAGGATATTATGATTCTATCTTTCTTATATGACTCCATGTTGTGTCTCTTAGCCCTACTTTCCCTACCTAAAGTGTGCTATGATTATTTCATCAAAAAAAAGTACCAACAAAGCTTAGCAAGAAGATTGGGATTTAATTTTCCCTTAATAACAAAAGGGGAGCGTAAGTTGGTATGGGTCCATGCTGTCTCGGTAGGTGAAGCTAAGGCCGCTACCTCACTGGTTAAAACCCTGAGGACGCAGCTTCATGATCCTGTTATTGTCATTTCAAGTGTCACTGAGGCAGGACATGCTGAAGCTAAGCGAAGTATTCCTCAAGCCGATTATCATGTCTATTTGCCGGTTGATCTTGTTTTTATTATCCGTCCTATTATGAAAAGAGCTGCTCCTGATTTGGTCATCTTAGTGGAAACAGATTTTTGGTATAATTTTCTTAAAGCTGCTAAAGGCTTAGGATCTTTAATTGTGGTAGTCAATGGTAAAATCTCCGAACGTTCTTTTCATCGTTTTTTGAAAATTCCTTATTTCACTCATAAGCTCTTTTCGTTTGTCGAGTTATTTTGTCTGCAAAGCAAGCATTACTACGAACGTTTTAAAGCTCTTGGCGTAGATCCGCATAAAATGCAGATTACAGGTAATTTGAAATTTGATGATGAATATCCTCGTTTCACAGCTGAGCAACATGCCGCTTGGAAAAAACAATTTCAAATTGAGGAGAAAAATCAAATCGTCGTGTTAGGTTCCTCGCATGAACCAGAAGAAAAGATGATATTGGAACAGATGAAAATAGTGTGGGAAGAACTGCCTCATGTAAAGTTGATCATCGTACCACGACATCCCGAGCGATTTAACGAGGTGGCTAGGCTTTTGGAGAAAGAGTTTATCCCTTACGTGCGTTTTAGCCAGATCGATCAATCTGTTAATAATGCTAAAGTCATCTTGATCGATGCGATGGGATTATTGCGCAAATGCTATCAACTTGCTGATTTAGCTATTGTGGCAGGGAGCTATACTGCAAGGGTAGGTGGGCATAATATCTTAGAGCCTTCTTGGTATGGCGTTCCCGTCATTTATGGACCTTATATGCATTCACAACCTGAGCTGGTAGAATTAATGGAGGATTATAAAGCGGGCCGTCAAGTAGACATTAATCATCTCAGCGACGAAATGATGGTACTACTAAAGGATTCTCAATTAAGGAAATCTATAGGAGCCAATGGTGTACGTATGTTTAAAGATATCAAAGGGGCTACTCAAAAAACCTGGAATTTTATTGAGCCTCTTATCAAAAAAGATGCCTTCTGAAAGCTTAAGAAAGGCTTTTCCATTATTTGTGCAATTTATTTGCTAAAGCCTTGCTTTAAAATAGCGATTTTGTTAAGCTTTCTATTTATTCAATGACGCGGGGTGGAGCAGGGGTTAGCTCGTTGGGCTCATAACCCAAAGGTCGGAGGTTCGAATCCTTCCCCCGCTATTTCATGGCGGTATAGCTCAGTCGGTAGAGCAACGGAATCATAATCCGTGTGTCGTCGGTTCAAATCCGGCTGCCGCTACATCATTTACATCTACCCCTCAGACTTTCTAAATTATATTATTCTTATTTAATTATACAGGCATGCAGCTCTAGCATAAGGCTTGGCTTATTTCCTCTATAAACCTCTCTTTTTCAAATTCTCTGACTTTTATAGAACGTACGAAACCAAATCAAGCTATCCTCCTTACCTATAAGCAATTTTAGGTAGCTAAGATACTATATAGGTCATTATAAAAGTATTTACGAAATAATACTTTTTAAAGAAACTACGTCTGCATAGCCAAAAAAATTAAACTTTTTCCAAGCTGGCTCTCTCTGTAAAGACAAGCTTTTTATTAAGTGTATGACTACATAAAGAGTGGCTCTAAAGGGTATTATTACAGTTTCCACAGAGGTCTAATGTAATCTGAATCCATAAAAGTACCAAAGGTTTTTTATCTTTATATTTAAAAACTAAGAATTTATTTCTATTATTATCTTGCATGTTTGGTGTTTTCTTTTGTATCTTTCTATTAAGCAGGGACTTAAGAATTTAGACAAATCTTAACCAAGGCTATAACATGCATACTAACGTTTCTATTGCTTTTGCGCACTTGCCTAATGAGGTGCTAACCTCTATTTTAGAATATTGCGCCACACCTTCCTTATCTAGTGTGTGTGGAAAATGGCAACACCTTTTAACTAGTGAGGTAATGCCCTCTATTTATAAGCAAATAGTTAAAGTTCACTTTCCTCAAGGAAATGTTAACGAGCATGCTCTTATCTTAGATAAAATTTATAAGTTAGAAGATGGACTTTTTCCCCTACAAAAAGTAAAGGCAATTTTTAAGCAAATCTTTACTCTAGCTAGCGCTCTTTCTCCTTTAGAATTTAAAGATAGCCTTGAGAGAATCAGATATTTCACATCAGCTAATTATCTCTCTTATCTGTTAAATATTAATCGTCTCCTATTATGGAAAGAATTACCTGGTGGAAAAGAATACTTAGAGCAAGAAGAAATCAAGAGTTTGCCCTTAGAAAAAAAAGGAGAGTCTTTTAAGGAGTGGATTGAAAGGTATGGAAAAGATCTTGAGATGATAGATTTACAAGAAATAAGCTTGACCTTTTTACCTCAAGAGATAGGGCAGCTTTCTTCTTTAAGATGGCTTCGGCTAGGTAACAACCAACTCACCGCTCTTTCAGCAGAGATAGGGCAGCTTTCTCAGCTTGAAAGTCTTTATTTAGATCACAACCAACTCACCGCTCTTCCAGCAGAGATAGGGCAGCTTTCTCAGCTGCAACAGCTTGACTTAGCCGACAACCAGCTAAAAACTCTTCCAGCAGAGATAGGGCAGCTTTCTCAGCTTAAAAGTCTTTATTTAGATCACAACCAGCTTACCGTTCTTCCAGCAGAGATAGGGCGGCTTTCTCAGCTAGAAATACTTAACTTAGATCACAACCAACTCACCTCTATTCCAGCAGAGATAAGGCAGCTTTCTCAGCTAGAAATACTTAACTTAAACAATAACCAACTTACCACTATTCATGCAGTGATCGGGCAGCTTTCCCAGCTGCAAACGCTTTACTTAGGGCACAACCAACTAACCTTCCTTCCTGCGGAGATAGGGCGGCTTTATCGGCTACAAACGCTTAACTTAGATTACAACCAACTCACCACTCTTCCTGCAGAAATTGGACAATTGTCTCAGCTGTGGAATCTTTACTTAAACCAAAACCAACTCACCAACCTTCCTGCAGAGATAAGACAGCTTTCTCAGCTACAAAGGCTTAGCTTAGATAACAACCAGCTCACCACTCTTTCTTCAGAAATAGGACAGCTATATCAGCTGCTGCATCTTTTCTTAAGCGTTAACCAACTAACATCTATTCCTGCGGAGATAGGGCGGCTTTATCGGCTACAAACGCTTAACTTAGATTACAACCAACTCACCACTCTTCCTGCAGAGATAAGGCAGCTTTCTCAGCTACAAAGGCTTAGCTTAGAGCACAACCAGCTTACCACTCTTCCAGCAGAGATAGGACAGCTTTCTTACTTAAGATGGCTTTTGCTAGGCAACAACCAACTTACCTCTCTTCCAGCAGAGATAGGGCAGCTTTCTCAGCTGCAACAGCTTGACTTAACCGGCAACCAGCTTACCGTTATTCCAGCACAGATAGGACAGCTTTCTCTGCTGCGAATGCTTAACTTAGAGCACAACCAGCTCACCTCTCTTCCAGCAGAGATAGGGCAGCTTTCTCAGCTGCAAGAGCTTGGCTTAGCCGACAACCAGCTTACCGCTCTTCCAACAGAGATAGGGCAGCTTTCTCAGCTGCAAGAGCTTGGCTTAGCCGACAACCAGCTTACCGCTCTTCCAACAGAGATAGGGCAGCTTTCTCAGCTGCTACAGCTTGACTTAACCGACAACCAGCTTACCGCTCTTCCAGCACAGATAGGGCGGCTTCCTCGGCTGCAAACGCTTAACTTAGAGCACAACCAACTCACCTCTATTCCAGTAGAGATAGGGCGGCTTTCTCAGCTAGAAATACTTAACTTAGAGCACAACCAACTCACCTCTATTCCAGTAGAGATAGGGCGGCTTTCTCAGCTAGAAATACTTAACTTAGATCACAACCAACTCACCTCTATTCCAGCAGAGATAAGGCAGCTTTCTCAGCTGCAACAGCTTGACCTAGCCGGCAACCAGCTCACCCCTTTCGTGCAGAGATAGACTTATTAACTGATCAATTAACTCTTGAGGTGATGAGAAATACGCTGAAAATCATTCTATCTTATAGTTGCTCAAATTTTATCTTTCTAGGAGATGCGTATAATTAAATGACACGGTATATTCACACGATTTAAGAAAAAAAGCTTTGAATTATATAGAGAATGGCGGCCCAATAGCCACAGCTAGTGAAGTGTTTGATGTAACAGCTCGCATGTTAACAAATTGGAGTAAGCGGAAAAAACCAGGTTGTTTAGCTCCTAAAAAAAGACGGCAGAGCCCCAGTAAAATTGATAGTGAAAAGCTAAAATTGTATATAAAGCAAACTCCTGATGCATCCCTTAGAGAAATAGCTGAGGAACTTTGGCATTTTGACACTTTTTATTGATTTAAGCCGCTCACTTCAACTTTCGTCCTATCACTTTTAATGAGCGACGGGGCTTCAAGCTTCGCGACTTATAAATCCTGTTTCCTTTATTTTTATCACCCGTATCAGATTAAGTCCTATCTATTACAATCTAGCTGCTATAAAGCTTTCTCTAGCAAATGAACGGCCTGCTAGAGCGCCATAAATCTTTTCTCCTATAAGTAATCTTGCATGTTGGCGCTGTACATAGGCATTTATCTCGCTCTCATCTATGTAAATTCTATTTTCTTCCGGAATATTTTCTAGCTTTTGTCTAAACTCCTCTCGTTTATTCTCATCTCTTTCTTTATAGAAGGGTGTCTTCTTTTTAAAGTGATTTTCAGTCTTTTACACGCATAAAAAACTGCAGTTATCGTCACTCCGAATACCTCAGCTATTTCTCTAAGGGATGCATCAGGAGTTTGTTTTATATACAATTTTAGCTTTTCACTATCAATTTTATTGGGGCTCTGCCGTCTTTTTTTAGAAGCTAGACAACCTGGTTTTTTCCGCTTAATCCAATTTGTTAAGTTGCGAGCTGTTACGCCAAACACTTCACTAGCTGTGGCTATTGGGCCGCCATTCTCTATATAATTCAAAGCTTTTTTTAAATCGTGTGAATATACCCTGTCATTTAATTATACGCATCTCCTAGAAAGATAAAATTTAAATGATTATATTTACCACTATAGTACTAAGAAGCTATGAAATAAAATTTTATGCTTTAACTAGGATGAGGAGAGGCAAAAGGTAAGGGCTTATATACCCTCACCTTTTTATTCAATTAACACTAAAAAAGCTTTCTATCTATGCCTTTTAAAAAAGCTAACACCATACATTTAGAA
This genomic interval from Neochlamydia sp. AcF84 contains the following:
- a CDS encoding 3-deoxy-D-manno-octulosonic acid transferase yields the protein MILSFLYDSMLCLLALLSLPKVCYDYFIKKKYQQSLARRLGFNFPLITKGERKLVWVHAVSVGEAKAATSLVKTLRTQLHDPVIVISSVTEAGHAEAKRSIPQADYHVYLPVDLVFIIRPIMKRAAPDLVILVETDFWYNFLKAAKGLGSLIVVVNGKISERSFHRFLKIPYFTHKLFSFVELFCLQSKHYYERFKALGVDPHKMQITGNLKFDDEYPRFTAEQHAAWKKQFQIEEKNQIVVLGSSHEPEEKMILEQMKIVWEELPHVKLIIVPRHPERFNEVARLLEKEFIPYVRFSQIDQSVNNAKVILIDAMGLLRKCYQLADLAIVAGSYTARVGGHNILEPSWYGVPVIYGPYMHSQPELVELMEDYKAGRQVDINHLSDEMMVLLKDSQLRKSIGANGVRMFKDIKGATQKTWNFIEPLIKKDAF
- a CDS encoding leucine-rich repeat domain-containing protein, which translates into the protein MHTNVSIAFAHLPNEVLTSILEYCATPSLSSVCGKWQHLLTSEVMPSIYKQIVKVHFPQGNVNEHALILDKIYKLEDGLFPLQKVKAIFKQIFTLASALSPLEFKDSLERIRYFTSANYLSYLLNINRLLLWKELPGGKEYLEQEEIKSLPLEKKGESFKEWIERYGKDLEMIDLQEISLTFLPQEIGQLSSLRWLRLGNNQLTALSAEIGQLSQLESLYLDHNQLTALPAEIGQLSQLQQLDLADNQLKTLPAEIGQLSQLKSLYLDHNQLTVLPAEIGRLSQLEILNLDHNQLTSIPAEIRQLSQLEILNLNNNQLTTIHAVIGQLSQLQTLYLGHNQLTFLPAEIGRLYRLQTLNLDYNQLTTLPAEIGQLSQLWNLYLNQNQLTNLPAEIRQLSQLQRLSLDNNQLTTLSSEIGQLYQLLHLFLSVNQLTSIPAEIGRLYRLQTLNLDYNQLTTLPAEIRQLSQLQRLSLEHNQLTTLPAEIGQLSYLRWLLLGNNQLTSLPAEIGQLSQLQQLDLTGNQLTVIPAQIGQLSLLRMLNLEHNQLTSLPAEIGQLSQLQELGLADNQLTALPTEIGQLSQLQELGLADNQLTALPTEIGQLSQLLQLDLTDNQLTALPAQIGRLPRLQTLNLEHNQLTSIPVEIGRLSQLEILNLEHNQLTSIPVEIGRLSQLEILNLDHNQLTSIPAEIRQLSQLQQLDLAGNQLTPFVQR
- a CDS encoding Tex family protein — encoded protein: MGIAINVFNFLVAELALPAESIQAVIKLLTEGNTIPFISRYRKEVTGNLDEVQIRAIQERYNYLLELEERKKSIIESVELQGKMTDSLKIQIQNCFSKAILEDLYLPYKLKKRTKAALAKEKGLEPFALRIMEQPIAGHPLEEATAYIDAKKGVSSIEEVLAGALDIVADSIATTPKVRAYVRECFENEGVVVSRVVEGKESAASKYEVYYAFQEKVSKIPSHRYLAIRRGEKEEILNFHIEVPEENLQNTIKSIIKYNSRSPFAELLEKGAIQAFKRYLLPSVETEIKVQLKMQSDRTAIEVFAENLRHRLLDAPLGPQVVIGIDPGFRTGCKCVVIDKTGKFIDYKTIYPFQSTTAKEQAREILLQMINTYPPYAIGVGNGTAGRETEAFVQEVLTKGNLSKIILLAVNEAGASVYSASDIAREEFPELDVTIRGAISIARRLQDPLAELVKVDPQAIGVGQYQHDVNQPLLKDKLHEVVESCVNHVGVELNTASAALLSYVAGIGPQMALKIVKHREAQGPFKGRKDLKNVPGFGARTFEQSAGFLRVRAGEHPLDGSAVHPERYEVVEHIAKDIGVPLNALIGNENYIHKIEIKRYISGSLGEPTLKDIIAELQKPGRDPRETFEKLQFRHDVKTIQDLKNGMILEGIVTNVAAFGVFIDIGVHQDGFIHISELADRYVRDPSEVVHVGKRLKVRVLAVEVDRKRISLTARTGEANRTKKEKEPVKKEKKSFSSNPFANL